One Aegilops tauschii subsp. strangulata cultivar AL8/78 chromosome 7, Aet v6.0, whole genome shotgun sequence genomic window carries:
- the LOC109764538 gene encoding U-box domain-containing protein 52-like gives MGRYDGGKEAADTQLGYPLVAVCIDKDKNSQNALKWAIDSIVGKGQTIVLVHVNTKGVSGGVEDAAGFKQPTDPSLKELFLPFRCFCTRKDIQCKDVVLDDHDVGKSIIEFAAHGAVEKLVTGACTRGGFVRFKADIPTTICKGAPDFCTVYVINKGNKVSAQRNSIRPAPRVSPLRSQIVNMSAAAAAKPPEPAVPVPANQKWSMSSRGSDGETPRVDPFIRSPFTRGSMGPTRKSYADLSHMSMPDSADISFVSSGGRRSTADVSDISFISSNGGRRSIDYYQQSAPRMSNGSSLDSYDHSFEMTPNKWGGDSFTGGDMSFSQSSASSFCSSGMDDVEAEMKRLRLELKQTMDMYSTACKEALNAKQKANELQRWKAEEEQKRQDQHITEESALQMIEREKAKAKAAMEAAEASQRIAELEVQKRISAEKKLLKEAEERKHRGGGGGGGGELRYRRYTIEEIEQATSHFDDARKVGEGGYGPVYNGYLDHTQVAIKVLRPDAAQGRSQFQQEVEVLSCIRHPNMVLLLGACPEYGCLVYEYMANGSLDDCLFRRGGATGGPVIPWQHRFRICAEIATGLLFLHQKKPEPLVHRDLKPGNILLDRNYVSKISDVGLARLVPPTVADTVTQYRMTSTAGTFCYIDPEYQQTGMLGVKSDVYSLGVMLLQIITAKPPMGLTHHIGRALERGTLGELLDPAVPDWPVEEAQCLAEMALRCCELRRKDRPDLGNVVLPELNRLRALGEDNMQFCGGAIRGGLGGGMHSSAYHSNVTASRAAEANNDPYPMKSVFSRASEASMPPRRTNA, from the exons ATGGGGAGGTACGACGGCGGGAAGGAGGCGGCGGACACGCAGCTGGGCTACCCGCTGGTGGCGGTGTGCATCGACAAGGACAAGAACAGCCAGAACGCGCTCAAGTGGGCCATCGACAGCATCGTGGGCAAGGGCCAGACCATCGTCCTCGTCCACGTCAACACCAAGGGCGTCTCCGGCGGCGTGGAGGACGCCGCCGGGTTCAAGCAGCCCACCGACCCGAGCCTCAAGGAGCTCTTCCTCCCGTTCCGCTGCTTCTGCACCCGCAAGGACATCCAGTGCAAGGATGTGGTGCTCGACGACCACGACGTCGGCAAGTCCATCATCGAGTTCGCCGCCCACGGCGCCGTCGAGAAGCTCGTCACCGGCGCCTGCACGCGCGGCGGCTTCGTCAGGTTCAAGGCCGACATCCCGACCACCATCTGCAAGGGCGCGCCGGACTTCTGCACGGTCTACGTCATCAACAAGGGCAACAAGGTGTCGGCGCAGCGCAACTCCATCCGCCCGGCGCCGCGCGTGTCCCCGCTCCGGTCGCAGATCGTGAACATGAGCGCCGCGGCGGCCGCGAAGCCCCCGGAGCCGGCCGTGCCGGTGCCGGCGAACCAGAAGTGGTCGATGTCATCGAGGGGCAGCGACGGGGAGACGCCGAGGGTGGATCCCTTCATCCGCTCGCCCTTCACGCGCGGGTCCATGGGGCCGACCAGGAAGTCGTACGCCGACCTGAGCCACATGTCCATGCCGGACTCGGCCGACATCTCCTTTGTCAGCAGCGGCGGCCGCCGGTCCACCGCGGATGTGTCGGACATCTCCTTCATCAGCAGCAACGGCGGCCGCCGGAGCATCGACTACTACCAGCAGTCCGCGCCGCGCATGTCCAACGGCTCCTCCCTGGACAGCTACGACCACAGCTTCGAGATGACGCCGAACAAGTGGGGCGGCGACTCCTTCACCGGCGGCGACATGTCCTTCTCGCAGAGCAGCGCCTCCTCCTTCTGCTCCAGTGGCATGGACGACGTGGAGGCCGAGATGAAGCGGCTCCGCCTGGAGCTCAAGCAGACCATGGACATGTACAGCACCGCCTGCAAGGAGGCGCTGAACGCCAAGCAGAAGGCGAACGAGCTGCAGCGGTGGAAGGCGGAGGAGGAGCAGAAGAGGCAGGACCAGCACATCACGGAGGAGTCGGCGCTGCAGATGATCGAGCGcgagaaggccaaggccaaggcgGCCATGGAGGCGGCGGAGGCGTCGCAGAGGATCGCCGAGCTGGAGGTGCAGAAGCGTATCAGCGCGGAGAAGAAgctgctcaaggaagccgaggagcgcaagcaccgcggcggcggcggcggcggcggcggcgagctccggtaCCGCCGGTACACCATCGAGGAGATCGAGCAGGCCACGTCGCACTTCGACGACGCGCGCAAGGTCGGCGAGGGCGGCTACGGGCCCGTGTAcaacggctacctcgaccacacCCAGGTCGCCATCAAGGTGCTCCGGCCCGACGCCGCGCAGGGGAGGTCGCAGTTCCAGCAGGAGGTGGAGGTGCTGAGCTGCATCCGGCACCCCAACATGGTGCTCCTCCTAGGCGCCTGCCCGGAGTACGGCTGCCTAGTCTACGAGTACATGGCGAACGGCAGCCTCGACGACTGCCTCTTCCGGCGCGGCGGCGCCACGGGCGGGCCGGTCATCCCATGGCAGCACCGGTTCCGCATCTGCGCCGAGATCGCCACGGGGCTCCTCTTCCTGCACCAGAAGAAGCCGGAGCCGCTGGTGCACCGCGACCTCAAGCCCGGCAACATCCTCCTGGACCGCAACTACGTGAGCAAGATCAGCGACGTCGGGCTGGCGCGGCTGGTGCCGCCGACCGTCGCCGACACGGTGACGCAGTACCGGATGACGTCGACGGCGGGGACCTTCTGCTACATCGACCCGGAGTACCAGCAGACGGGGATGCTGGGGGTCAAGTCGGACGTGTACTCGCTGGGCGTGATGCTGCTGCAGATCATCACGGCGAAGCCGCCCATGGGGCTGACGCACCACATCGGGCGCGCGCTGGAGCGCGGCACGCTCGGCGAGCTGCTCGACCCGGCCGTGCCGGActggccggtggaggaggcgcAGTGCCTGGCGGAGATGGCGCTCCGCTGCTGCGAGCTGCGGCGGAAGGACCGGCCGGACCTCGGCAACGTCGTGCTCCCGGAGCTCAACCGCCTGCGCGCGCTCGGCGAGGACAACATGCAGTTCTGCGGCGGCGCCATCCGGGGCGGCCTCGGCGGGGGCATGCACAGCTCGGCGTACCACAGCAACGTCACAGCCTCACGCGCCGCC GAAGCGAACAACGATCCATACCCGATGAAGTCGGTGTTCAGCAGAGCGAGCGAAGCATCCATGCCTCCGAGAAGAACCAACGCCTGA
- the LOC109764537 gene encoding uncharacterized protein: MVSDTLDPINPFAPVTDPSSAAMGDAPPPPAPDGSAAPVAPVPPPHVILPAVPVAASPPTAVAPPVTALPSSVLQTIDIRRHVPVTLDLFAGNYAQWRRHFDTVIGMFGLRDHVDADAVQRPDDPEWMMADHAVLHWLNTTVAPDLLDAVMQNEDMALTVWAAIDGIFRDNQLARAIYVDAEYHAVVQGDMTIMQYCTKFKSYTDQLRDLGQPVDNTQQLFHLLRGLGRQYHGAITHLTARTPLPSFLQARSFLLLEELRAEQSARQQGAHALVAGRGVGVPPLPPTPTPTPSPPTSDNGASRGRGRQRRRGRGGGGGPPSAPPGVPRPGGLPAPAPGSNSWTGLVQAWPMPWRAWPPPRHSTPAGDVRCSSCSSPVRIQLRLRLLSATSRLCRTASVRRPWCTGRAVPAPGHGLAAGCSSQRHRRAVFLWWFLGLVYGFRRGVSHDQLPWTFEPGRRFSDVTPRVIFIPSQLPPRRTPRSLALLLSTYFISASGTLVLLQFSMLLVSFSLVSASLHYMCVMPVA; this comes from the exons ATGGTATCAGATACCCTTGACCCGATCAATCCCTTTGCTCCGGTCACTGATCCCTCTTCCGCTGCCATGGGCgatgctcctcctcctcctgcaccTGACGGCTCTGCTGCTCCCGTCGCCCCTGTCCCACCTCCTCATGTGATCCTGCCCGCCGTGCCGGTCGCCGCTTCGCCACCAACCGCCGTCGCGCCTCCAGTCACTGCTCTCCCTTCGTCGGTCTTGCAGACGATCGACATCCGCAGGCACGTGCCTGTCACTCTGGATCTCTTCGCCGGCAACTACGCGCAGTGGCGCCGTCACTTCGACACGGTCATCGGCATGTTCGGGCTGCGCGACCACGTCGATGCCGACGCCGTCCAGCGCCCCGATGATCCCGAGTGGATGATGGCTGATCATGCCGTCCTTCACTGGCTCAACACCACTGTCGCGCCGGACCTCCTCGACGCCGTGATGCAAAACGAAGACATGGCGCTCACCGTGTGGGCGGCCATCGACGGCATCTTCCGCGACAATCAACTTGCCCGCGCCATCTACGTCGACGCCGAGTACCACGCCGTCGTGCAAGGCGACATGACCATCATGCAGTACTGCACGAAGTTCAAGTCGTACACCGACCAGCTGCGTGATCTCGGCCAGCCCGTGGACAACACTCAGCAACTCTTCCACCTCCTCCGCGGGCTCGGGCGCCAGTACCACGGGGCCATCACGCACCTCACGGCGCGGACACCACTTCCCTCGTTTCTTCAGGCGCGCTCCTTCCTCCTGCTTGAGGAACTTCGTGCCGAACAGAGTGCGCGCCAGCAGGGGGCGCACGCCCTGGTCGCCGGGCGCGGCGTGGGCGTTCCCCCTCTGCCCCCAACTCCGACACCGACGCCGTCCCCGCCCACCTCCGACAACGGCGCCTCCCGTGGACGTGGCCGCCAGCGCCGCCGTGGtcgtggtggtggcggcggcccTCCCTCGGCTCCGCCTGGCGTCCCACGCCCGGGCGGTCTTCCTGCTCCTGCTCCGGGGTCCAACTCCTGGACTGGGCTTGTGCAAGCCTGGCCCATGCCGTGGCGTGCTTGGCCCCCGCCCCGGCACTCCACACCAGCAGGCGATGTTCGCTGCTCCTCATGCTCCAGCCCCGTGCGCATACAACTACGGCTACGGCTACTCTCCGCCACCTCCAGGCTATGCCGCACCGCCTCCGTACGGCGCCCCTGGTGCACCGGTCGCGCCGTACCAGCCCCTGGACATGGCCTCGCTGCAGGCTGCTCTTCACAGCGCCACCGCCGGGCCGTCTTCCTCTGGTGGTTCCTCGGACTGGTATATGGATTCCGGCGCGGCGTCTCACATGACCAACTCCCCTG GACCTTCGAACCAGGGCGGCGATTCTCCGATGTGACTCCCCGGGTGATCTTTATCCCGTCGCAGCTTCCTCCCCGACGCACTCCCCGTTCGCTGGCGTTGCTGCTGTCGACCTACTTCATCAGCGCCTCGGGCACCCTGGTTCTGCTTCAGTTCAGCATGTTGCTAGTCAGCTTCAGTTTAGTTTCAGCAAGTCTGCATTACATGTGTGTGATGCCTGTCGCTTAG